The window ACACAACATGTTCAGCCACTGTGGCTTGGAGCTTACTAGAGGGAAACCAGAAACAACTGTAGGTTTCGTTTCACTAGATCTATTCTCTGTGAGCTGGTAGTAATATGTCAGGAAGTTTGGTTCATGTCATTGTGGATTCAGTCAATTTACCATGTGCATTTCCTTGAAAATCCAAAtattggggatttttttttctctgctttcaacCATGCCTTTTTcacaaaacaatttttatttctACCTGGCAACTGCTGCCTGAAATGACTCTCGCTGGCAGTTTATAACAGCAGTTGCCATAGCTCCATGAGTTGTTTTGCTCTGAGAGTTTTCGTCGGCTGACTTTAATGAATCCAGCCATTTTGAAacagattttttccccctgaaaTGATATAAATGTACATTACAGCTATACATGATGAAACGGAAGGGCCTCGGCCATGATCTCTCTTCTGTCAGTATGTGAATAGATGAATGTTGGCTTGTGCTGTAAAGCAGTTTGAGTATTATAAGAATAGAAAAGCCATGTAAATACAGTTAATTTTCCATTCAACCCTGTTTGGTTGTTTAGtttgttgtctgtattttcaaACAGTAGGTTAACTTTTTAACAAGAGAAAGGGTGAGACTTTTAGTGAAAAGAACGTTTTTTCATGAAATTAGTTACCCCACAGACTAATGTAGTTAGCTAATTATGTGTTCATTGGACTTGGAAGTAATACTTCATTATTAGGTAGTAAACTAATTAACCGAAAATGCTGCTTATGTTAAGCCAGAAACACACTGCTTCAGTGATTCCTCATACTTTTGctcttgtattttattgttttgtaaagGCTCAAAAAAGACATCACCCTCCAAACTCTTTTGGTATAAAGTATCGCCCACTGTGGCTCCATGGACATTGCTTTGACGTGAAGAGCTTGTTGCCCAATGTTACTGTATTAACGATcaactgaaagtgaaacttttcttatttcttcagATTATGTGACCTTGAATACCTTAGTCTTTCACTTAAGTCCCCTTTCCCCACTGTCTAATTAATGACTAATGTCTTTTTCAGCTTCAGGGTGTTGAAGATGGCAGTGTGGATCCAGGCCCAGCAGCTCCAGGGAGATGCTCTGCACCAGATGCAGTCTCTGTACGGTCAGCACTTTCCCATTGAGGTGCGACATTATCTGTCCCAGTGGATAGAGGGCCAGCTCTGGTGAGTTGCTCTGCAGCACCaacagtgtaaatgtgtgtgtatgtgcagttgTACAGACATGTATGCCAGTTTGTGTTATATGTTTGCCCACGAGGGCTCATTTAGACAGTTACTTTTTTCTTATCCCTTTTTGGGTGCTGTTTTCAACACCTTAGAGTTTGTTTATTAGGCATGCGTTttaatgcatgtgttttttttatgtgtccTGTATGTGTTGTTATGTGTGTTGTTAGGGATGCCATAGACCTGGAGAATCCACAGGAGGAGTTCAAGGCCAAACGCCTGCTGGACAGTCTGATCCAGGAGCTACAGAACAAGGCCGAGCACCAGGTGGGAGAAGACGGCTTCCTACTCAAAATCAAACTGGGACACTACGCCAGTCAGCTCAAGGTAAACCTTTTGGAATATACCTCTCTGATCATAAGAATAGCACTGCATACCTAGGAAAATATACATATGGAACCTGgcatcttgtattttttttttttttttagctcaggTCCCAATATCGATCAAGTTAATAAACGCCAGCAGTTCAAACAGCCTCTCTGATGCTTTAAAGAGAAAGATCAACTGTATGGGAGTTGTAGGTGCAAAGTTTGAGAACACCAAAAACCAGCAACAGTATGGACGGTGTGTCATAACAAAAAATATTGGAGCTTGAAGTGTCTACTCTTCATGCAGTCATACAAAACCAAACTAAGAGAGCATAAAAATTCCACCTGTTTTCATCCAAGGCTCACATTTAAACTCTTTACATTCTGAGAAAATGATAAGCAAGTGTTTGGACAGCACAACTGGTTAACTCGAGAGTTCTTCTCGTCCCCTAAGTTCTTAGAAAAGAGTTAAGACTTAATGTTGAAGGAACAGGTTATAGCCTCcatgaggaaaacaagaggACAGCCCAAGTGAGGGCCTTGGTAGCCAGCCAGCGCCGCTATTTACGATCAAGCTCCCTGTTCACAGATCCgttcttctgtttgtcttctcttctcCCTGACACCAGGCAGAAAACCAGGGGGTTGGGAATGGGGCTGGCTGTACAAAATCAAACTGCAATTCCAAATTCCTAccactctgttttctcttcttttattgtCAGTCTACATGTATTGATATGGTTCAGTGTAACATATGAAGTGCATCCTGAATGTCTTACATTACTTTTCTATCACACTAGAGATTCTCTTTCACCAACAAAAGTCAGAATAACAGTGAGCGTGGACGTGAACTGATACTGTTGATGCCCTGTGCTCTTCTTCTCACCGTTGTGTGACATGTGTCCTTGTAAACTCTGCCTGATTTAAACAATTCAGCTTCAGTGTCCTACTTAACACAGTAAACAACCAGAATGTCATCAACTGACTCACAATAGTGTTTTTtcaacagaaagtgaaacagcAAACATTACATCAATGGAAAAATTATTACTGTAACACATTAGCCACTCAAGCATGGTGTGTGTATGCTAATGAGAAAAGTCTCTATATGAAGTGCACCGTGCTTCAGAGATGGGTCTCATTAGCCTTAGCTAATGGGTTTTAGTGTGTTTAGCGAGCTTCCTTGATGCGACTAAATTAGTGAGCTCTGTGTGCAGCGGCCGCTCTGCACGTCAGGGCCAAACAAGCCTTAACAGGACACATGTGCTTCTTGTCTTTCAGAGCACGTATGACCGCTGTCCTCTGGAGTTGGTCCGATGCATCAAGCATATCCTCTATACAGAGCAGAGGCTGGTCAGAGAGGCCACCAATGTGAGTAGGATGCATGCGTGTGATTTGAAATGCATCTGCAAGCTGACACCTGCATGCACAACATCTGCGTATTTGTCTTCACACAGACAGCCCCACTGAAATATAAATTTGCATAGACCAACACCTGTGGCTTCCCTATGTATTATTCATTCGGCACAAACAGAAACTCAACTACATAATAGTGACTGATTCAGTTGCATCATTATGGATGTCATACCTGCAGCCATTCATACCTATTGAATCATGCCGTAAAATGGCCTTCTAAAAGTAaaatttttgtatttctcaACTGCAATAAGGAAGGAAGTCAGGAATGGAAACCAGACATTTCACAGTTTATTACAAGCACTCAGTTATAAAACCATAAAGCCAGCAGTGCATAAAACATGTGATTCTCAGCAACTCCTGGGGTGAATTGATTTCCATTCACAACATGCCTTTTCTATTAGTGCAATGCATATTTAGACTGATTGAATTTCACCCTGTTTAGTCTGAACCTTTAGGCACAATTGTGCTCTCTTTTGACTGGCCACGCAGCTGACTATGAAAAGCAAATGCATTTCTCGTTCCTTCTCTATTTTCAAGGTTCCCATTAGGCTTGTGGTCACTGGGGATTTTACAGTCAAATAGCAAAATTGCCACACTCAGGGGTCAGTGCATCAAGTCGAGCAACATCTCTGCTTCAACCCCCACAGATGTCCCCGGTAGCTTAGCTCTCACCAGTGGCCGACCATTTCTGTTAACAACTACCATAAACAATCCAATGACAGACAATATACTCTATGCACTATCCAGTGGAAACCCAACCTTACCAATTACTGTTCCCAAACCTGCCATTTCCTCCGTCTCCCTGCGTCTGTCTCTCAATCTCATTTTGTAATTGACAGTCGAGTTCTCCGGTGGGTGGCATGATGGACAGCATGTCTCAGAAATACCAACAAATCAACCAAGCTTTTGAGGAGCTTCGCCTGCTGACTCAGGACACTGAGAATGACCTGCGCAAGCTCCAGCACAACCAGGAGTACTTCATCATCCAGTACCAGGAGAGCCTCCGTATCCAGGGTGAGACCAAAAGACATGCATTGCGTTACTGCTGTTCTAaagaaattctgtttttatttctttccagatataatacatttaaatttgtccCAAAACTGGTTCCTGTTTCACTATTTTTCACTGACTGTGAGTCAGTgataattgatttattttaaaaaaatcaagaaattaatcaattaatatGCGGCTTTATTGAACTGGCCTGTTCACAGTGTGAAGTTGGGCAGCTGCTCGAATCAAATCAAAAAGGCTTTTAAGGAATGAATCATTTCACTGCAGGTCACCAGTAGATCATCCATGCAAAACAAGCACTAGGAGCTTCCGTAACCCGGCAACCTTTGCATATCTTGTTGCATcattcagaaaacaacatgCTCATATGACGACTGCTTTATGCTAGAGGAGGGCCTCTTGAGTAAATCATTATCCCTCTCGGGGGATAATTCACACTGTATATGCACAGGTCAGGGATTTtaccttccctctcttttcttccctttttctcgAACTCatcccaccccctcccccattTGGATGTCAACAACCCCATCCGTTTTCAGCTCAGCTGACCAGCCTGGCCACACTTCCCCCTGCTGACCGACAGCTACGGGAGCCCGCCCTTCTCAGCAAGAGAGCCACTGTGGAGGCATGGCTGACTCGAGAGGCCAACACACTACAGAAATACAGACTGGTAATatcttcattttcacacttaacacacacacaaattccaACAGTTAAAGTAAGACTGCACGGCAACCtccacttttttgtttatgtgcaggACCTGGCAGAGAAGcatcagaaaacactgcagctgttgAGGAAGCAGCAGACCATCATTCTGGATGACGAGCTGATCCAGTGGAAGAGACGGCAACAGCTGGCAGGCAACGGGGGCCCGCCGGAGGGAGGCCTGGACATCCTGCAGTCCTGGTGAATTCTGTTCCACCTCCCACCAAGTTCACAGCCACTAGACTGCCTCACAAAGCAAAGGGTCACCGGTTTACAAGCTTTTAATTGACTACTGCTGGGTTTATTTCCAAAGTTTGTAGGCTCCTAATAAGAGAGGCATACACAGGGCGGTCTGACATGTCTTGTTTTCAGGCTTTTGCTCACTTATTTTCAgactctctttttctcttttttggagAAAATAAGTCTCACCTCTTCAGTCAGGGATTTCGTACTTGTTTTGAACTATCCTGTTTGAATGTTATGTGATACTTCCAGAGTAAAACCTTCTGCAGTACAGTTTTCTATAATTAGTATATAAACATAATGACCCTTACCATATCTATGTTTAGGTCTAATTCTTacttgtgactgtgtgtgtgtgtgtcaggtgtgagAAGCTGGCAGAAACTATCTGGCAAAACAGGCAGCAGATTCGGAGGGCAGAGCACCTCAGACAGCAGCTGCCCATCCCCGGTCCCATTGAAGAGCTCCTCAATGAACTCAACAGTACCATCACAGATATCATCTCAGCATTGGtgaccaggtgtgtgtgtatgtgtgtgtttaactatACTTCTAAATGTTGAAGCTTGACTTAAAAAAGCTGATTCAACAGAATACTCTTTCAAAAAGGGTCTGTCTCTGTAGGGATCCTTTCCATCATGTTATCAGACACTTGGAGTAACAGtctcagcctgtgagtggcaAAAAGAGCAATTTACATTAAAGCAACTTTGACGATCAAAAAGTTCTGATGTAGTAGATGAAGGCCATGTtgactgcagacagaaagataCAGTATGAGAGTCATGACTGAATCCAAATGTACCCAGAGGCAAAGGATGGGAAGTTGAATGCAGCAAACATGCAGTGTGCAAGATAATAAAGGAAAACAAGGGCGCATGCAACTTGTTTCAGTACATTATTTAGGCCCAAAGGCGCATCTGCCACGGTCTTTTATCCCTCCAGCATCTCTGAACAGAAAGCAGTCTGAAGTTTTTGACAGCATCCTGTTTCAGGATGTCAAGATTGCCCCTACAGGGACCCACAGCACATTGAGAGACCATGTCTCAGTCACAACGATTTCTGATTGGCCACAAACAAGCCTTGTGTCCAGACAGTAATGTACTTTTATCACGCACAGTACAAACATAGGTTTTGTTTCCTCAGCAACATCCTCTCTGGATTCCTCTGAAGCTTTTGTGTTGATGTGGAAATCAGAAGGTAGAGatagaaaaatcaaacaatgtAGTGAGAAGAAGCAGTTGTTGTTGACCTTGTGGTCTGACTGAACAGTGATTACTTTCATGACATGTCTTACATGTCTTTTAACTATAGATCGTCTTCACACTGCGCCAGGTTTTAAGACTATCTGGTCCTTAAAAATTAGTACTGACACTTGGAAACTGACttgtaaaataaacagaacaatttgcagattttttcaaaaataaaagggTTGGTCTCTTTTGTGCAAATTAGGACCCTTTTGGCTAGCAGTGTGATTGCGTGATTGTGTAAGGGTTAAGGTTATGTAAGTattgaatatatatatgtattatatatttatatgttgtacatatattttattcagGGCGACCTGGCAAAAGAGAGCTTTCTCTCAGTGGCCCTTCCCATTCAAATGAATgtttgagtgaatgaatgacttTCTTTCAGTGAGCATGGTTACAATTAAGTTAACTGTCAAAGGctaatgttttttaatttgcaggTCGCCAGAGTTTAGTTCAGTTACTTCAGTTTTATCAGTGTCCTTGACTCCCAAACCTTGAGACAGTGCGTTTATCTGCTCAATTTAGTTTATCTTGAACTGGTACACTTGGTACATTGCCACTTCTAGGTGACAGTTCAACATCAAGGGTATTACAAACTtatctgtatgtatgtgtatatggtgtactttttcctctttcccgCGTGTGACGCCAATCCAACATCAGTCCAGGCCAAGGCAACCTATAGCCATTGTTTTCTCATGTATCTCCTATCTATTTGATTCTCAGGGTAGCCTTGGCTCTCATTCTCCTACACGCCAATAAATCGTCAGAATGCAGTTCTTACAAACCATTGTGGCTTTTAACAGGCACATCTGATGTACTGCATGGTCAAGCTAATGCCaggagaacagacagacaaaacttTGCTCTGAAGATTCGCAAGCGGTTGCTTCAGTCCTGTGGTTCTTTAAGACTTtaatttttgcatattttcGGCTACAGTTTATGAGATGCATGAAGAAATGGGAAAAATAGAGGAGGAAATTAAGTGCGGTAAAGCTTATGGTTTACGCTGCATTATGTGCTACATTATGTGCACTTTAGCTAAAAGAACCACCTAATCCACAGGACTTTGTTCTGTCATTCAATGtagttttctctccttttttgtctCCACAGCACCTTCATCATTGAGAAACAGCCTCCACAGGTGCTAAAAACCCAAACCAAGTTTGCCGCTACAGTGCGCCTCCTAGTGGGTGGGAAGTTGAACGTGCACATGAACCCTCCGCAGGTCAAAGCAACCATCATTAGTGAACAGCAAGCCAAGGCCCTGCTGAAGAACGAGAACACAAGAAAGTAAGTCCAGTGCTCCATTTATATCATTATGGATTTGAAAAGAGTCAGCATTCTTCTTTTCAGTGTCTCTACTCCCTTTAGTGGGGACACTGCAATGATCTCCCATGGTGCCATTAAGATAAGGAATCCAGATCTCTATTGGGATTACTGGGTCCCAGAATGAGCACTGGTCTAGTGTGTTTCCAGTCCTCAGCACAGAGACATGACTGGAACTTGAACAGTGCCTCAAAGGAATCTATGGTGTGGATGCAGAACCCACATTTAGCCTGTTCCACAGCCTCATCCCACATTCCTCCTGACTAATAGAAACCTTCCAAGACTGTATGTCAGCCATGCAGCCAGTGGTTAAATGGGTGAGCAGTTAAACAGCTCAGCCATCGTCTACTGTTTCTCAACTAAACCGCTTGGTATGGCACCAAACCCGCAGCCCAGAGACATCTGCTTGGTGTGTTCTCAAATAGAGAAGATGGAAATGGCGGTAGTTAATTATATAGAAAGTTAGTTTGAACATCATTTCTACACCCTTTTCTTTACACTCAGTTTCTTCCTGTCAAACGAGCatcatttagttttaatttgcTCTGGGAAAGATATAGTTCTCAGCACACAAGTGCGTCACAGAAGACATTACAGTGTATCAATTGACTCTGTGACTGCTctctgcagtgacagcagtggggaaattctcaacAATAACTGTGTGATGGAGTACCACCAGACTACAGGCACACTCAGCGCACACTTCAGGAACATGGTGAGTGCCCCATGAAGTTAAGTAACTACACCAAGTGACATATCTCATCATCGTGTGGGTATTACGGCTCTGTTTGTACTGCAAAAACCCACAGCAACTCAACAGTACTTTGGTCTGCATGTTGTAAGAAATGATCTGTAGAGACCTCCATGGATTATTTACATGTCAGCTCTGTaccatgacaagtgaattaTACATGCATGTACTGTAAGTGCAATGTGCATTGTCAGCCTAGCTGCATAGACAAAATGTACTATATGTATATCCGGTATTCATCGTTACTACACATCATCTTTCATGTAGTCTTTGAAGAGAATCAAGCGATCAGACAGGCGAGGAGCAGAGTCTGTCACAGAAGAGAAGTTCACAATTCTGTTCGAGTCACAGTTTAGCGTGGGAGGCAACGAGCTTGTCTTTCAAGTGAAGGTAAGagggcacagacacacaaggtgGAAAAATAGAATACATTTGCcttgacacacaaacacactatcCATTCATATTGATACAGTAGTGGGAATATGTTCATCCTTTAGAACTGCACATGCAGTGATGCACAGTGCTTCACAGCCACTAAACCAATCCCACTCATTCACATTCCTTATCTGCGTTTCTCCCTCTGATTCTCCCTTGCTAGTAGGACCATTTAAATACTGTAAAGGTCatattgtttttcagcttttgcaGCATTCTTTGctcattctttctcttctttctctgtacAGACGCTATCACTTCCTGTAGTGGTGATAGTTCACGGTAGCCAAGACAATAACGCCACAGCAACTGTGCTGTGGGACAATGCTTTTGCAGAGCCGGTGAGTATGTTTGGGGATGATTAAACTCCCTGTTagcctttgtttttaaatatttttaaatatttcattaatcACATAAGACCCTTTGGATGggcatttgtgttcattttctgacattcaGGCTAAATTAAGCTATTAATTAATATATGACAAGAAATACTAactgatttaaacaaaaaacaaatcagtagTTCCTGCCCTTCACATGAATGTAAACccacatgaaaatgttttttttttaaatttaaatacaaGATGACACCATCCCGTAGGGTATTTCTgtacactgtatttattttttttccatctggaTCAATTCATGTAAAATGTGCTTCATCCTTGCAGAAGCAATGATGGAGTATAAAAATTGTCCTCCTCCAGAAGTAGCTATTTGTGCACTTGTTCATGTGCTcatgtttgcacattttatccATGACTGTGTTTTTACATTCCTCTGGCGTTGTGTCGATAAAGCTCATGTAAAGCTCCTGTAAATCCTCTGCTGTCCACAGGGACGGGTGCCTTTCCTCGTGCCAGATAAGGTGCTTTGGCCTCAGTTGTGCGATGCCATCAACATGAAGTACAAGGCTGAGGTGCAGAGTAATCGAGGCCTGTCTGAAGAGAACCTGGTCTTCCTGGCTCAAAAGGCTTTTAGCAGCTCCAGCAACAACCCTGACGACTACCGCAACATGACGATGACTTGGTCACAGTTTAACAGGGTCAGCACCAATCACTTTCCTCGTGATTCTCGTCCTCTGTTTGCTCTTTTATTATTAACACACTACATAAAGAGCAGCCTATTTATCTCTCATTATCAGTTTTAATGTATGGGTTTCTCTCATACACagagtgtgttttctcctccttgCAAAGTGGCTACAGGCTATTTTCAGTAAGCCGTTTCAGCCACATGCTCGTTCTTCATGGAATGTTTTACTATTGCTTATTCATACATAGAAAAATTTCGTGCTCCATTTGCAGTGTTCCTATAGCCCTATTCTGTAGTGGACGTGAGTAAGAGCGCCTCATTGGTAGCCACGTCTTCATCTTAATGGGCTTGTTTGTCCACAAAGGAAAAGACTGGAGGCCTCATTTTCTCCCTCAAAGCAGCTGGTCATGGCAGAAAAGGCACTCATATTCACCACACTCCATCAGCCTTGTTATATTACCGCAACATCAAGTTTCATCCACTTCACAGACTGGTGTATAGATACGCACGCATGCACGGTTTTGCACCCCACTTCTTCATTCTTCTCTCACAAAcaatatatgtacatacaagCGCAGATTAAATCATAAACACAGTGTGTATTTCTGGACTGGATGGGCATGAGTGaatgtgaaatcattttgaaaGACGTACGTGTATGTTTgcataaatgtttgtgtgcttttcaaaccaaaaaaataaacctttttcCTAAAATATTTTGCTTAAAGGAAAGCTTGCCAGGCAGGAACTTCACATTTTGGCAGTGGTTTGACGGTGTGATGGAACTCACAAAAAAGCATCTCAAACCACACTGGAATGATGGGTAAGGAAACtgcagaggttttttttgtcagattcaATTTTTGGT of the Scatophagus argus isolate fScaArg1 chromosome 16, fScaArg1.pri, whole genome shotgun sequence genome contains:
- the stat5a gene encoding signal transducer and activator of transcription 5A, producing MAVWIQAQQLQGDALHQMQSLYGQHFPIEVRHYLSQWIEGQLWDAIDLENPQEEFKAKRLLDSLIQELQNKAEHQVGEDGFLLKIKLGHYASQLKSTYDRCPLELVRCIKHILYTEQRLVREATNSSSPVGGMMDSMSQKYQQINQAFEELRLLTQDTENDLRKLQHNQEYFIIQYQESLRIQAQLTSLATLPPADRQLREPALLSKRATVEAWLTREANTLQKYRLDLAEKHQKTLQLLRKQQTIILDDELIQWKRRQQLAGNGGPPEGGLDILQSWCEKLAETIWQNRQQIRRAEHLRQQLPIPGPIEELLNELNSTITDIISALVTSTFIIEKQPPQVLKTQTKFAATVRLLVGGKLNVHMNPPQVKATIISEQQAKALLKNENTRNDSSGEILNNNCVMEYHQTTGTLSAHFRNMSLKRIKRSDRRGAESVTEEKFTILFESQFSVGGNELVFQVKTLSLPVVVIVHGSQDNNATATVLWDNAFAEPGRVPFLVPDKVLWPQLCDAINMKYKAEVQSNRGLSEENLVFLAQKAFSSSSNNPDDYRNMTMTWSQFNRESLPGRNFTFWQWFDGVMELTKKHLKPHWNDGAILGFVNKQQAQDMLMSKPNGTFLLRFSDSEIGGITIAWVAENPNKAGERMVWNLMPYTTKDFSIRSLADRISDLNHLLFLYPDRPKDEVFSKYYTPPLSKAVDGYVKPQIKQVVPEFTTTNPDPASGNPPYMDHGASPAPVNHTHSYGMYPPMSDSMLDADGDFDLDDTMDVARHVEELLRRPVESQWGGQQS